A region of the Bacillus sp. NP247 genome:
GCCCACAGGACAAATCGATATGAAACCTACGATTCTAAATTTATTAGGGGTTGATACTACTAACGATATCCGTTTTGGCCATGATATGTTTTCAGATGAATATACCGGATTTGTTGTTTTCCGTGATGGTAGCTTCGTTACAGACAAATACGCCTATACAAATCATACTTTTTATAATCGAGAAACAGGTGAGGTTGTAGATTTACCCAAAAAAGAAGCTCAAGAAATGATTAACCGTGCACAAAATGAATTACGAATGTCTGACAAAATTATTGAAGGCGATTTATTACGTTTCTCAGAAAGTAATAAAATTAAAACTGGAGAAGTAAAAACTAAAATTAAAGAAACTGAAAAATAATCTATATATGCGAAGGGAGCAACTAACTACAGTTGCTCCCTTTTTACTCTCTTATAACACTTGATGCAATTTAATATAAAAAAAGTCCTGACATATTATACGGACGTAAGCAAAAAACAACTCCAAAATCTACTTTCAGTGTATATTTTGGAGTTGTTTTACGTTTATTCTATGATTGTTTCTAAAGTTAAATCTGTATAGGCATTATACTCACCTATATTTAAGATTACTTCACATTGACGTAATCTCAATTCAAAGAGCGTTATAGAATCATGATAAACTTCAGGATTTGATTTCATTTTATGTAATATCTCTTGTTTTTCTTGTATTTCTAAATGAGTATTTTCTACAGCTTGTTTCAAGGAGTTAAATGGATTCCTAAAGAACATATTAATATCCCGCTCTTGTGTGTTTTCAAACAGCTCAAATTGCAAGAAAAATTTCTTCATAATAGAAGCCGTTACCTCGGTATAATCTTCATTTTCTAAATACTGTTTGTATTTGTTATATAGCATCGCTCTATTCTTTGGAAGAACCCCAAATAATTTGCCGGCACTTTTCAGTAAAAATTTTGCTGGCGTAAACCGGCGTAAAATATTTACTTCTTCCATTTGTATTCTAGTCGTCATTCTATCCGTATCTCTGCGCCAGTCATCAAGCACTTTAAAGTCACATTCTAACTGTATCCGATTTTCTCCAAATAAAGAATTAAGTCCTTCACTGAGTTCTTCTAAGTACGATTGACTTTGAAGGAACTCATTATTAGAAGTTGCAATCCAATTTTGCATAGAACGAGCAAAATTAGGTAATACAGTTTGTTCTAAATATTTGTGTACTCTTCCGTTCATCGCTGTATTTAGTTCAATATCAATGTGCCCGAAATCGCTGTCTTCACTAATTAAATCAGAACAACTCTGTAATAGCTTCGGAATACGTTCAGTAAGATCATTAGTAATCTCAGTTTTCATTGCACGATATGATTCTGTAATTAAATGAATTTTTTCCTTTTCAAAAGCAGTAAGGTTATTAATACAACCATTTAGTTTAACTAACATATCTTCATTCCAATTAATAACATCTAATAGATTGTTTTCCTTCTCAACGCGTTTATCCAGAAGATATGTAATTGTTTTTCGAATGAAAAACAATAGCTTTTCAGTACGTTCTGCATCGATATTTTTATGGTTAAAGTTAAAACGAATAAACTCAGTTAAATCATTTAGTTGTTGACTACTTGTATATAACGAAGAGTAAGGGAAAAGTCTCGCATGCGGGAAATATGCGTTTATTCTCGCTTGCGTATCATGTAAAACTCTTTTTACTTCTGCTTCACTATAAATGTTATCGATTTTATTTAATAAGAAATGAATTTGTAGATTTGGTGTATGTTCTTGAATGCTTAATAGAATGTCACGTTCTTTGTCAGTAAAAGGTGAATCCGCATTCAATACGAACAATAATTCATCTACAGAATTTAAATATTCGAATATTTCATCTCTAGTGTCGTTATTCCTATTAAAGCCAGGTGTAACTACAAATGCAAGTTTATTTTTACTTAAAAATCTGCATGGTAATTTAAATTCAACACATGCTCTCTCTCTATATGTTTGATGATGCACTGCCATCATATTATGGTAATCAGAGAAATTCTCAGTTGTTGTAATTGCTGAATCTGTTATAGCATTAATTTCTGTATGAGCATCATTTTTTAAAACCACTACATTTGAGATTGAGCTTTCTAATATATTTTCTCCTAATATAGAGTTAATAAATGCAGTTTTTCCGTTTCCTGAAGTTCCCGTTACTAAAATACGATTTGTTCTTAAATCTGCAAGCTCGCCAACTAACCATCTAAATCTGTGACCCATTTCTATATCATGCTTTTGTGCCCACTGTGTAATAGATTCAAAAAGATGTAAACTATACTCTAAGCCATTCACATGATTAATAGAATATGACAGTAGGTTTTCCGCATGTTTTATGTTTGCTGAATCTATTTTGGAAGGAAAAATCTCATCCCATGCCAATACAGCTGCAGATGGAAATACAGCGTGAGATGGATTGACTACCTTTAGCCAGTTTGTTAACAGATTTGGAATGATATCATGTAATTGTCTAAGCATATATTGACCTTGAATTAATTCAAAGTACGTTTCCTCGTAAAGAGAAGAAATTTTGTCCCATATATCGGACGAATGTATTTCGATATGTAAGAAAAATTCATTTATTGTGTTAAGCCATAATAAGTAATTTTGTTCATTTTTATAACTGTTCCAAAGTGATGAAACAATTTGCGTAAATTGCACTTGATCTACATTATTTAATGTAACTAATATTTCATAAAAATAATCTGGTGAAATATTTTTAGTAAATCCTTTATCGATATATCCTTTTAGAACCTCAAACCACGGATAAGATTCTGTTCGAATTAACTCATTCACAGCAAGCTCTACTGCACTATCAAAATCTTGCTGTTCCTCATACAAGGAACGGGCAATTATTGTGACGTTTGGATAATCGGGATTTAAATTAACTGCTTCTTTAATAACATTGAAAGCTGAATCAAAATTATTTTTCTCGATGTAAAGAGAAAGTAATTGCAGTCCAATTTCGGTCATCAATATTTTATTATCAGTAGTAATGGAAGTATAAACATCTTCAGCAACTGATAATCGGTTAAGTTCGAAGTAAGCATCAGCAATGTTTTTTTGTGCCCATGGTGCTAGTTCATTACTAACTTTCTCCCATTTAAAAATAGCTGCTTCAAAATCTTGATGGTGGTAATAAAATTCTCCCTGTGCAAAACGAATATAAGACCCATCGGAAATCTCATCTTTTTCTTCGTTTAAATAAGATTCTCCAAGTACTTGAAGAGGTGGTTGTGTTTCATTCTCTATTAGGAATGTTTCATAATACATCTTTTTTATTAATTGTTTTTCTAATCTCATCTTTTCCCCCACTATATCTTGAAAATACGTTTTTCTCCAAATGTCAATACTTTTTTGTATGTATGCTTTTTATCTTAACAAAGAATTTCTTTTGGAAAATTTCATTTTCCTTTCATTTTTCAAGTAAGATTGAATTTTTATGAGAAAAGTTTCAGTTCTTTTTCAATTCCCTTTCAGTTGTGAGACAACATTAAATGTTCCTAATAACCTAATAATACTATAATATTCCACATTATTTTATTAGGAAAATTCAATGTGGATTGTATTATAAAAACAATCTATAACGAATATATATGCAATGTTTGATTCGCTGACAAACAAAAAAACCTCATATAATAGTTGTTAGATGAACCTATATGGCACGTCTCTTCAGAATTTCAGATACATCACAATAACTTAAAAAACAACAATATTAGTCAACGGCTTTTCATACAATATCTTTCTCGAATTGTTTTCCTATAAAATATTTCAATAGTTATGTAATTAAATTCCATTAACCTATATAAATAACTAGTCCAAAAAAATATATATGCATATCATGTTATAGTAAAGAATTCAGGAAATCCTAAAAAGGAGGCATTTTCATGTTTGAAGATAAATCTAAAATAAATTACCCATATGAATTTACTGAAACTACAACAGTCCCTCTAAAGAACCCCATTGATAAAAAATTCAAGAACGGCACAGGTACACATAACTTCCCAATTAAAAGGCATTATAAGGAGCAAGTTTTATATACTGAAAAAATTAATAATAATAAAAATAAATAATCGTATAGATCCTTGTAACAATGTGCCAAATAAGAATCTATATTAGACCTTGCATAGTTATGTTTTTAGTAATGTATAAATCTCTCTTATACAACTCATGTACTTTTAAAAAGTGCTGATATACAGCGCTTTTTTATACATAGATAATGGAAGAACTTGAATTATAAATATAAGGTATGGATTTTTTCCATACCTTATATTTATAAATGGAGTACGCTCATGTTTACTTTGCATAATAGCACTTTAATGGCCCTTCTAGAAGAAATAAAAGCTAGTTTAATTAAAAAATAAGTTCTTTAGCGTTTTCAGAGATAATCAGGATAATAATATTCGAATACATTAGGCGATAGAGTTCACCATCACTTCTCCTTAACAAATGCTCCTACTAGCAGAATTTTACTGGTAGGAGTCATTGGAGAAAGGAGTAGATTTATGATGAATCACAAAGTTAAAGAAGTACCCAAGAATTATATAGGCAATTTATTTACACTGGGAGGTTCAACATTTTTTATCGATGCAGGAGCGGACTATAAACAATTAAGTAACAAAGAGCATATGGAATGAGGTACATTGATACCCTTCCCTTTTTATCATTTCTAGAAGTCGTTGTATTGAATTTATATAATACCTTGAATATTTTGCATCTATTTTTTCTTAAGGGATATTTATTCGGGTTACTTATTAGATTATCAATTATATTCCTTCCGATTCCTACTTTTTATAGGTCATTATTACTCTATTATATATATTTAAAAATTTACTAAGCGTTGTTTCAAAGCTACTTAGTTTTCATAAAATATTTTTTGTTTCCGTTGGAACGAATAGGCTTTAATCTCATCTGTATCTAAATTTTCATGAAATAAATGAATGGCTATAATTTGTCTACAATCGTAGGTATGATAATAATATGTTCCGGACTCCATACACATTACGCTTGTATATATGGTATTATCTAATGTACCTTCTTCTGTTATTACTCCGCCTTTAGGAACCTCGCAATTTGATAAGATATGAAATAGGGCCGATACTCCCTCTTCTTCACTATCTATACCTTGAATGTTTTGTTTGCCATATGCTGCCCGCACAAACCTTGATGGCGGGGTGAAATCCCCTGGAAGTCCCATTGAGCCTGAGCCCTGACCAAAAGCACTTAATGGTAAGTTACTCCACTCAGTTGGCGCGAATGGCCGCGATTTAAGTCCTATATATTGTCTTAAATTTTGTAAATGCCAATTAAACTCCGGACTATTCGTCATCACTCCTAGTGGGTTGTCATACATTTTTAATCCTTCATTTGTCGGCTCCAGTACAATGCAATCTCCCCATTTATCCGCTAAAATCCAATGGAGTGGTGGCGTAAGTCCTAAATCCGGTAATGGTATATCCAAAAAGGTAAGGCTACCTACAGATTTCTTTAACTCTTTGACAGAATTGAATTGCGTAAGACTCCAAGTCACAAAATCAAATGGAGCTAAATTCATATTGTTGTCATCTATGCTTTGACTATAAGTAGCGAATCCTGGAAAATAGAGTGTTGCACATGTCATACCTGCTTCATTTACTCCGTCCGCCATAATGATCCTTCCTTGATGATTAATTCCCATTCCGACCGTAGCATGTTTCGTATTAATGGTTTCACCAGTTATATTATTCCACTGGTAATGTCGAGGAATGATTATTACTTCTTGATTCATATCTAATGTGAAGTCCATCGTTCTTGCAAAAAGATGCTGACCATTTTTTGTATGTAATGTCAAACTAGTACACATAAAGAACACCCCATTTTATAGTTTTATCTACACTTTACATAATTCTGATAAATCTGTAAATTAAAAACCTCTTTCCTTACAAAAAAATGAGAAAGCACATATAAATTACAAATAGGTTATTTCTAGTTTATAAATAAATTTTTTATATATAGTTACAAAAGAATTATATTAAAAAGGAGCGACTTGTTACTATCGCTCCTTTTTATTTCTCTCTATATTTTATTAAAATAACAAGAAACCCTTTTTTCTCTATGAACAGTATCCCTACATAACCCTCTTAAACATCTTCTCCAATTCATAAGTAGAATGATGTACAAGAATTGGTCTTCCGTGTGGACATGTATATGGGTTTGTTGTTGTGCGCAGCTCTTCAAGTAAAGCAAATATTTGATCATTCGTTAAATATTGATTTGCTTTTATGGAAGCTTTACAGCTCATCATGATAGCTGCTTCTTCTCGTAGTTTTTTAATATCTACTTTTTTTAGTTTGACAACTTGCTCCATCATTTCGTCGATGATTTCTGTTTCTTGACCTTTTGGGAACCATGTTGGATGCGAGCGGACGATAAAGGATTGATGGCCGAATTGCTCTAAAAATAGTCCCACTTTTTTTAATTCTTTTAATTGCTCTTCGACACGCAAAAATTCAGTAAGAGATAAATCAATACGGTACGGTACAAGTAACTCTTGTACTTCTTGCGTAACTCGTCCCACTTTATCACGAAAATATTCATAATTGATGCGCTCCTGCGCTGCATGTTGATCAATCATATATAACCCGTTATCATTTTGAGCGAAAATATATGTTCCATGCATTTGTCCAATTGGATAAAGCGGTGGTAAATCGTTACCGTTCATTTCAATCTCTTTTATTTCCCCGACTTCTTCTTCTAATTCCTCTAATTCAAAGTCTTCTTCGTTACTGTTCCATGATTTCTCTTCCCGAATTGGTTCTTCGATTATCGGTTTAGTAGATGGCTGCCAACTTTGTTCTTCTCTTACTAGCGACTGTGGTGGTTGCCATTCTTGCTTCGGCTGTTGCCACAGTTGTGCTGGCTGTTTTACAGTCGTTGTTTCTTTTTGTTTTTCATCCATGCCAGTCGGTAAAATAATGTTTGGCACCTGTGATTCTTTCGGCTTTGTATGCTCAAAATGGAACTGCCCTTGCACACTTTCATCTTTTTCTTTTTTCTTCGTTGTTACACCTGCATCTGGAATGAGCTGTATTTTTTTGAATGCCGCTTGCAATGTTTCTTCGATAAGCTTTAGCAATTCTTGTTCTTTACTAAAACGAACTTCTAATTTTGCTGGATGTACGTTAACGTCAACAAGCATTGGATCCATTTCAATCGATAGGAAGCCGATTGGATATCGTCCAATTGGCAATAATGTATGGTATCCTTGCTGAATGGCTTTCATTAATACGAAATTTCGAACGTAACGGCCATTCACGATCGTTGACATATAATTTCGAGATGCTCTCGTTACTTCTGGTAATGTTACATACCCTTTAATTGTGAAATCTAAAGATTCGGCTTCAATTGGAATAAGCTTCTTCGCAACTTGAATGCTGTAAATCGATGCAAGTACTTGTCTTACATCACCGTTTCCTGATGTATGAAGCAATTTCTTTTCATTATGAAACAGTTTTAACGATACTTCTGGATGAGACATTGCAATACGATACACGATATCTGTAATATTCCCAAGCTCTGTATGAATAGTTTTCATATATTTAAGGCGCGCTGGTGTATTAAAGAATAAGTTTTGTACTGTAATATCTGTTCCTTTTCGGCTTGCCGTTTTCTCTTGTTTTATAATGTCTCCACCTTTAATAATAAGGTGGGTACCAGGCGCATCACCTGTGCTAGTGATTAATTCCAATTCACTAACTGAGGCAATACTTGGCAATGCCTCACCGCGGAATCCGAGCGTTCTTATACGGAACAGATCGTTTTCATCTTTAATTTTGCTCGTTGCGTGGCGTTCAAACGCAACGATACAATCTTCTTCGGCAATGCCATCTCCATTATCAATGATGCGAATTTTTGATAAACCAGCTTCTTCTAAGTGGATTTCAATAGATGTACTATTCGCATCGATAGAATTTTCCACAAGTTCTTTTACGACTGAGGCAGGGCGCTCTACTACTTCCCCTGCCGCAATTAAGTTAGAGAGTTGGTCATCGAGTTTGCGAATTTTCCCCATCTACTTACTCATCCTTTCTTTAACTTTTTCTGCAGGCGATACAGTTCGTTCATCGCTTCTAAAGGCGTCATATCGAGTAAATCAATCTTTTTAATTTGTGCAAGTACTGCCGTTTCTTTTTGATCGAGCACAGGCTTGTCTTGTTTTTTCGAAGACTGTTCTCCTCCAAAGAAAGATAGTTGTGATTCTTCTTCTTTCTCTTCTTCTATTTTTGCCGATTCTTCTTTTACAACAACTGGTTCTGGAGCAACTTCTTGCACTTTCACTTCTACTCGTTTCGGAATGATAATTTCTTCTTGTCCCTCTAGTTGCGCTAACACTTCTTTCGCGCGAGCGATTAAGCTATCTGGAAGCTCGGCAAGTTGAGCAACGTGAATTCCGTAACTTTTATCAGCCGCTCCATCTTGAATTTTATGAAGGAAAACTACTTTTCCATTCTCTTCAATTGCTGAAACATGTACATTCTTTAGCTGGTCTAAACTTTCTTCTAACACTGTTAATTCATGATAATGTGTAGAGAATAATGTTTTCGCACCAATTTGGTCATGAATATGTTCAATGATTGCTTGTGCAAGTGCCATACCATCGTACGTAGATGTACCGCGTCCTATTTCATCGAATAAAATTAAACTTCTTTCTGATGCATTTGCAATTGCATTTTTCGCTTCTAACATTTCAACCATAAATGTACTTTGACCTGAGATTAAATCATCTGCTGCACCAATTCTCGTAAAGATTTGATCGAAGACAGGTAATACTGCTTCGGTCGCTGGTACAAAGCAACCAATTTGTGACATAACAGTAACAAGTGCTAATTGTCTCATATACGTACTTTTACCAGACATGTTCGGTCCTGTAATTAAAAAGACATCCATCTTCTCCGGCATAATACAATCATTCGGTACATACAATTTCCCGTTCAATACTTTTTCAACGACAGGATGACGACCATCTTTAATAAAGATTTCGCGCTTAGTTGTTAAAACAGGTTTTACAAACTGCTCTTCTTCACTAACTGTCGCAAAGCTTTGCAGTACGTCTAGTTCACTAATTACTTTCGCTAAGTGTTGCAATTTCGGTATGAATACTTTTACTTCTTCGCGAAGTGCTGTAAATAAATCGTATTCTAATTGTACAATTTTCTCTTCTGCTTCTAAGATTAATGTTTCTTTTTCTTTTAGTTCATCTGTTATGAAACGTTCTGCATTTGCAAGTGTTTGTTTACGCTCATAGCGCCCTTCTGGAAGTGCTGCAAGATTCGCCTTCGTCACTTCAATGTAGTAGCCGAAAATACGGTTGTACCCAATTTTTAATGATTTAACCCCTGTAATATCACGCTCTCGTTTTTCAAGCTCAGCAATCCACGTTTTTCCGTTTTTACTAACGTAACGATATTGATCAAGCTTGTTATTATAACCGTCTTTAATAATATCTCCATCTTTAATAGAAAGCGGTGGGTTTTCTTGAATACTTCTTCCTAGTAATTCAGTTAAGCTCTCACATGGATCCGCACCTTGGATTAACCTTGCTGCATAAGCATTATCTAAAAGACTAATCGCTTCTAAAATAGCTGGTACTTGAAGTAAAGAACGTCTTAATTGTAATAAGTCCCGTGCATTTACATTACCAAATGCAACTTTCCCTGCTAAACGCTCTAAATCATATACTTCTTTTAATTTTTCTTTTAAATCTTCACGTAAGAAGTAATCATTTACAAACATTTCAACCATTTCTAAACGTTCTTCAACTTTTTCTTTCTGGATAAGTGGACGTTCCATCCACTGTTTTAACATACGCCCACCCATAGCCGTTTTTGTTTTATCTAATAGCCATAATAATGAGCCTGTCTTTTCCTTCGTACGAAGAGTCTCTGTTAACTCTAAATTGCGTTTTGAATGCACATCAATTTTCATAAATTGGTTCGTGTAATAAATTTCTACTGGTTGTAAGTGATCTAACGAACGTTTTTGTGTTCTTATCACATAGTTAAATAAGCGTCCAATTGCTTTAATTAACTTTGCTTGTGAAACATTTTTCACAAGATGTTCTAATCCTTCTGGAATAGTTGTTGCATCTTCATACGAAATCGTCATTTTTAATGTTTCAGTTAATTTATTTAATTCATCTTTTGAAAAGGTAGAATCTACAACAATTTCTTTTGAACCAGTCGCATACACTTCTAATAAAATGTCTTCTACCGAACCTGTTAATAACGTCACTGTATTTTGTCCAGTCGTTAAGTCATTACAAGCTAACGCATAAGATCCATCTTCAAAATGTGTTAATGCTGCTAAGAAGTTATTCTCTTTCTCGTCTATTGTACGCCCTTCCATCATCGTTCCTGGCGTAATTAATTGTACTACTTCACGACGTACTACACCTTTAGCTGTTTTTGGATCTTCCACTTGCTCGCAAACGGCTACTTTATATCCTTTTTCAACAAGTTGTTCAATATAATTTTTAGCTGCATGATGCGGTACACCACACATCGGTATACGTTCACTACTACCACCATCTCGGCTCGTTAATGTAATTTCAAGTTCATGAGCTGCTTTAACCGCATCTTCAAAGAACATTTCATAAAAATCACCTAATCGGAAAAATAAAAAGGCATCTTGATAGTCTGCCTTAACCTTTAAGTATTGCTGTATCATAGGCGTATATTGCGTCATGTCTTTCCTCCATAATTCTTACATAATAATCTATATTCATATATGTCACACTTCACGGACACCGATATCTCCTATTCCAGGAGTCTTCCCTCATTATAGCACATTTCATAAGGAATCATGTTCATTCAGCACCACTTATGTACTGTAAAAAGCTAGGAAGAACTTCTCCCTAGCTTTCTCTTACTCTTCTTCTGCATCGACGATAAAGTTCGGATCTAATTCTTCAAACTCATCATCATCGACTTGGAAATCCTCGTCTGATTCTACGCAACCTTCAGGATTTACACTTACACAAATTTTCGTTTCCCCAACTACTTCTGTTACAAATTCACGTTCTACCGTCACAACAATTTTATTACCATTTGGCGATACAAGAGCTTCTAAACAATTTGGCGGCTGAATTACACGAGCGATAATTTCTAAATCGTCACCAGAGAAGTTTTTATCACGATACCCAATGCTTACTTCATCAGTGTAGTTAACACGTTCTGTTACAACTTCAGTCTTTGTGTTTCCATCAAATGAATACCAAGTGTTTACATCATAGAAACCTTCAATTTCCACATGTTTCCCATTCTTTCTCGCTTCGTACGAATGGTTAATTACCCAGCACCCTAAAATACTTGTTGGCTCATTATTCGATTCACATGTATGCGTTGACTTTGTATACTTACGTCCTTTTCCAACCACTGCTTTTGTAATAATCTCTCTAAATTCGGACATTCGTAACCCTCCTCAATCACTATTCACTTAATCATATGCGTGACAATAGCGGAATGTGTCATTCTTTTTTTGAGAAGAATTTACGATATAACTCATTAAAAAAAAGAGATGCCAATAAGACATCTCTTTAACAACCACAATTTCCTTTTTTACTTTCTACCGCTGCACCAGTTTCACCCTTCAACACATCGCCGCCAGTTGAAACTAATATTTCATCTGTTACATTGTTAGAAATGGTACTAGCAACTAGCTGTAATAAGTCATTTACATATGTTTGTGACGATTTAAACTCCTGTACAACTGGGATATTATCTAACTTATCTTGAAGTGCATCAATTTCAGCTTCTACTTTTTTCAAGGCTTCCCATTTCCCATAATGTTGCAAGTTTACTGCTTGTTTTTGCAAAGCTTTTATTTCATCAATTGCTCGCTTTACATTTTCATTTTTATGAATTTGTGCTTCTGCTCGCTTAAAGAAATCGACTTCTTCTGTTTCAGAGATCATTTTTGCTAATTCTTTCGCTTGCTCAACAATTTCATCTTTTGTATATACTTTCATCTATTATTTCACCTCAATCGGTTCCTTAACCAATTCCCCGTTAAGAGACCAAGTTTTTGCTTCCGTTACTTTTACTTTCACAAGTTGACCAATTAAAGATTTTGAAGCAACAAAGTTTACAAGTTTATTCGTACGTGTGTATCCCGCAAGTACTTCAGGGTTATTCTTACTTTCTCCATCAACTAATACTTCTACAATTTGTCCTATATAACGCTTATTCTTATTAACTGCATATTCATTCACTAGTGTATTTAAGCGTTGTAATCGCTCTTTCTTCACTTCCATCGGAACATTATCCTGCATTTTTGCAGCTGGTGTACCCTCGCGCGGGGAATAAATAAATGTAAATGCCGTATCAAATCCTACTTCACGATATAATGACATCGTCTCTTCAAACTGTTCGTCCGTTTCATTTGGGAAACCAACGATAATATCAGTCGTTAGTACTGCATTCGGAATTGTTTCTTTAATTTTTCGTACAAGCTCTAAATAGTGTTCTCGCGAATATTTACGCGCCATAATTTTAAGCATATCTGTACTACCAGATTGAACTGGTAAGTGGATATGTTCTACTAGGTTACCACCTTTTCCAAGAACATCAATTAAATGATCATCAAAATCACGTGGATGACTTGTTGTAAAACGAATACGTGCGATATCGATTTTACGAAGTTCATCCATTAAATCGCCAAGACCATATTGTATATCTTCAAAGTCTTTACCGTATGCGTTTACGTTTTGGCCAAGTAACGTAATTTCTCTATAACCGTTCGCAGCTAAATGGCGAATTTCTTTAATAATATCTTCTGGACGTCTGCTACGCTCTTTTCCGCGTGTATACGGTACAATACAATATGTACAGAACTTATCACAGCCATACATAATATTTACCCAAGCTTTAATATCACCACGACGTACTTTCGGAAGGTTTTCAATTACATCCCCTTCTTTTGACCAAACTTCAACTACCGTCTCTTTTGAGAACATTGCGTCCTTTAGGATATACGGTAATCTATGAATATTATGTGTACCAAACACCATATCTACATGCTGATTTTTTTGCATAATTTTATTTACAACAGATTCTTCTTGTGACATACAACCACATACACCAATTAAAAGATCCGGATTTCTTCGCTTTAATGATTTTAAATGACCAAGTTCACCGAACACTTTATTTTCAGCATTTTCACGAATTGCACAAGTATTTAATAAAATCACATCTGCCTCTTCAGTTGAAAAGGTTGGCTCATATCCAAGTGTTGTAAAAATCCCAGCCATTACTTCTGTATCATGTTCATTCATTTGACAGCCATATGTACGAATGTAAAACTTTCTTCCTGCGCCAAAATTGCGGAACTCTTCAGGTAAGCCAAAATCTCGTTCAATTTTAACTTCTTCTTTCCC
Encoded here:
- a CDS encoding dynamin family protein encodes the protein MRLEKQLIKKMYYETFLIENETQPPLQVLGESYLNEEKDEISDGSYIRFAQGEFYYHHQDFEAAIFKWEKVSNELAPWAQKNIADAYFELNRLSVAEDVYTSITTDNKILMTEIGLQLLSLYIEKNNFDSAFNVIKEAVNLNPDYPNVTIIARSLYEEQQDFDSAVELAVNELIRTESYPWFEVLKGYIDKGFTKNISPDYFYEILVTLNNVDQVQFTQIVSSLWNSYKNEQNYLLWLNTINEFFLHIEIHSSDIWDKISSLYEETYFELIQGQYMLRQLHDIIPNLLTNWLKVVNPSHAVFPSAAVLAWDEIFPSKIDSANIKHAENLLSYSINHVNGLEYSLHLFESITQWAQKHDIEMGHRFRWLVGELADLRTNRILVTGTSGNGKTAFINSILGENILESSISNVVVLKNDAHTEINAITDSAITTTENFSDYHNMMAVHHQTYRERACVEFKLPCRFLSKNKLAFVVTPGFNRNNDTRDEIFEYLNSVDELLFVLNADSPFTDKERDILLSIQEHTPNLQIHFLLNKIDNIYSEAEVKRVLHDTQARINAYFPHARLFPYSSLYTSSQQLNDLTEFIRFNFNHKNIDAERTEKLLFFIRKTITYLLDKRVEKENNLLDVINWNEDMLVKLNGCINNLTAFEKEKIHLITESYRAMKTEITNDLTERIPKLLQSCSDLISEDSDFGHIDIELNTAMNGRVHKYLEQTVLPNFARSMQNWIATSNNEFLQSQSYLEELSEGLNSLFGENRIQLECDFKVLDDWRRDTDRMTTRIQMEEVNILRRFTPAKFLLKSAGKLFGVLPKNRAMLYNKYKQYLENEDYTEVTASIMKKFFLQFELFENTQERDINMFFRNPFNSLKQAVENTHLEIQEKQEILHKMKSNPEVYHDSITLFELRLRQCEVILNIGEYNAYTDLTLETIIE
- a CDS encoding choloylglycine hydrolase family protein, translating into MCTSLTLHTKNGQHLFARTMDFTLDMNQEVIIIPRHYQWNNITGETINTKHATVGMGINHQGRIIMADGVNEAGMTCATLYFPGFATYSQSIDDNNMNLAPFDFVTWSLTQFNSVKELKKSVGSLTFLDIPLPDLGLTPPLHWILADKWGDCIVLEPTNEGLKMYDNPLGVMTNSPEFNWHLQNLRQYIGLKSRPFAPTEWSNLPLSAFGQGSGSMGLPGDFTPPSRFVRAAYGKQNIQGIDSEEEGVSALFHILSNCEVPKGGVITEEGTLDNTIYTSVMCMESGTYYYHTYDCRQIIAIHLFHENLDTDEIKAYSFQRKQKIFYEN
- the mutL gene encoding DNA mismatch repair endonuclease MutL — its product is MGKIRKLDDQLSNLIAAGEVVERPASVVKELVENSIDANSTSIEIHLEEAGLSKIRIIDNGDGIAEEDCIVAFERHATSKIKDENDLFRIRTLGFRGEALPSIASVSELELITSTGDAPGTHLIIKGGDIIKQEKTASRKGTDITVQNLFFNTPARLKYMKTIHTELGNITDIVYRIAMSHPEVSLKLFHNEKKLLHTSGNGDVRQVLASIYSIQVAKKLIPIEAESLDFTIKGYVTLPEVTRASRNYMSTIVNGRYVRNFVLMKAIQQGYHTLLPIGRYPIGFLSIEMDPMLVDVNVHPAKLEVRFSKEQELLKLIEETLQAAFKKIQLIPDAGVTTKKKEKDESVQGQFHFEHTKPKESQVPNIILPTGMDEKQKETTTVKQPAQLWQQPKQEWQPPQSLVREEQSWQPSTKPIIEEPIREEKSWNSNEEDFELEELEEEVGEIKEIEMNGNDLPPLYPIGQMHGTYIFAQNDNGLYMIDQHAAQERINYEYFRDKVGRVTQEVQELLVPYRIDLSLTEFLRVEEQLKELKKVGLFLEQFGHQSFIVRSHPTWFPKGQETEIIDEMMEQVVKLKKVDIKKLREEAAIMMSCKASIKANQYLTNDQIFALLEELRTTTNPYTCPHGRPILVHHSTYELEKMFKRVM